ATATTAATGCTGGGTGTTCCGTTTTAGCCTTCCCAGAAGGCACACGCTCACACCAGGCGGAAATGTTGGAATTCAAAGCGGGAATGTTTTCAATGTTACGAAAAAGTACGGTCCCTTTGGTACCACTCTATATAAAGGATAGCTTTAACGAGCAAACAAAAAATTATGAAATTTACTTTGGCGACCCCATTTTACCAGAGGTGTTCCAAAGCATGAAGGGCACGGAGTTGTGTGACTATGTCCGTGCGCGCATGGAAGAACTTAAAGAACATGCATACGCTTAATTATTGACACAAAAAAGAACATTTTGAATGTTCTTTTTTTGTATGATATACTTTGAAAAAGAGGATTTGTATGCACGAAGTACAAGGGTTAATTATGGAATTTGCGACTGGATTTTATTCTTACATTCCAGTATTTATCATCTTATACTGTATTCGGCTCCGAAAATTGCCGTTAGGGCAGCAGGTGCTGAATACTCTATTATTTTTCTATCTCTGTATTGTTATTGATCTTACCCAATTTCCACTCCCTGCAACGCGTGCTGCAGTGGAATACACAATGCAAAGGGTTGGTCCATTTAATCATTCGAGTTACAACCTGATGCCATTTTTTGTACAAGATTTAAACTTTTTATTGCAAGATAACAAACTGGCTTTAAACGTTATCATGACCATTCCATTTGGTTTCTTGGTTGGTCTTAAAACACGGAGAATGCGTAAAACACTTTTCTTTGGTGCATGCTTTACAGTGGCACTTGAACTCACTCAATTATTGACGCGCTATTTTCAAATGAGTTATCGAATTTTTGACGTTGATGATTTAATCTTAAACTTCATGGGCGTAGCCGTTGGTTACGGAATCTACTTCGTCTTCCGAAGTGGATACCACTACGTCCGCAAAATTACCACGAATCAGCGCGAGTAATGCCGTCGGATTTACTTCAAGTTGTTGTCCAATCTTACCTGCAGACACAATAAAGGATGACATCGCTTGCGCAGTTGTATCGATGATTGTTGGAAATTGCTTTTTCATCCCTAATGGAGAACAGCCACCACGAACATAACCTGTCAAATCAAAGAGATACTTGATATGAAGCAGTTCAAGCCGTTTTACTCCAAACGCTTTAGCTGCTT
The window above is part of the Erysipelothrix sp. HDW6C genome. Proteins encoded here:
- a CDS encoding VanZ family protein, with protein sequence MHEVQGLIMEFATGFYSYIPVFIILYCIRLRKLPLGQQVLNTLLFFYLCIVIDLTQFPLPATRAAVEYTMQRVGPFNHSSYNLMPFFVQDLNFLLQDNKLALNVIMTIPFGFLVGLKTRRMRKTLFFGACFTVALELTQLLTRYFQMSYRIFDVDDLILNFMGVAVGYGIYFVFRSGYHYVRKITTNQRE
- the ybaK gene encoding Cys-tRNA(Pro) deacylase; its protein translation is MKIKKTNAMRILDQKKIPYTTHAYDKDKIEFDGIDVATQIGQPASKIFKTIVLEHGVDHFVAVIPINEHIDMKKAAKAFGVKRLELLHIKYLFDLTGYVRGGCSPLGMKKQFPTIIDTTAQAMSSFIVSAGKIGQQLEVNPTALLALIRGNFADVVVSTSEDEVDSVTNGYAHEV